A genome region from Deinococcus depolymerans includes the following:
- a CDS encoding ABC transporter permease yields the protein MIPFLLRRVVQSIPTLFLASLLIFFVIQLAPGDFLTPAKLNPNISPEQLAALERNFGLDRHPVEQYLLWMKNMIFNQDFGLSFQYQQPVLDVAVPRVLNSLWLVLLNLIFFYAIAIPLGVFGAVRQNSLGDKAVNVVLYFLLGFPSFFLALIVIYFILQIRNATGWDIPINGMTSNDFDTMAPLEKVWDVLKHLLIPALVLAISDAAGLTRVIRGLMLEVMRSDYIRTARAKGVSEHSAIWKHTFRNAILPIVASIGGLLPAAISGAGLTEVVFAYPGITPMILDAINAQDLYLIAGFTVLGTVLLVIGNALSDILLAVVDPRIKVG from the coding sequence ATGATCCCATTCCTGCTGCGCCGCGTAGTGCAGTCCATTCCCACCCTGTTCCTGGCCAGCCTGCTGATCTTCTTCGTGATCCAGCTCGCCCCCGGTGACTTCCTGACCCCCGCCAAACTCAACCCGAACATCAGCCCCGAGCAGCTCGCCGCCCTGGAACGCAACTTCGGCCTGGACCGCCACCCTGTCGAGCAGTACCTGCTGTGGATGAAGAACATGATCTTCAACCAGGACTTCGGGCTGTCCTTCCAGTACCAGCAGCCCGTGCTGGACGTCGCCGTCCCCCGCGTCCTGAACTCGCTGTGGCTGGTGCTGCTGAACCTGATCTTCTTCTACGCCATCGCCATTCCGCTGGGCGTGTTCGGCGCGGTGCGGCAGAACTCGCTGGGCGACAAGGCCGTGAACGTGGTCCTGTACTTCCTGCTGGGGTTCCCCAGCTTCTTCCTGGCATTGATCGTCATCTACTTCATCCTGCAGATCCGCAACGCGACCGGCTGGGACATTCCCATCAACGGCATGACCAGCAACGACTTCGACACCATGGCCCCGCTGGAAAAGGTCTGGGACGTCCTCAAGCACCTGCTGATCCCCGCGCTGGTCCTGGCGATCAGTGACGCCGCCGGCCTGACCCGCGTCATCCGCGGCCTGATGCTGGAAGTCATGCGCTCGGACTACATCCGCACCGCACGCGCCAAGGGTGTCAGCGAACACAGCGCCATCTGGAAGCACACCTTCCGCAACGCCATCCTGCCCATCGTGGCCAGCATCGGCGGCCTGCTGCCGGCCGCCATCAGCGGCGCCGGCCTGACCGAGGTCGTGTTCGCGTACCCCGGCATCACGCCCATGATCTTGGACGCCATCAACGCGCAGGACCTCTACCTGATCGCCGGTTTCACGGTGCTGGGCACCGTCCTGCTGGTCATCGGCAACGCCCTGAGCGACATTCTCCTCGCGGTCGTTGATCCGCGCATCAAGGTCGGGTGA